The sequence AGAAGATTTGTATCTTCACATGTGACATCCTTAGACCTATGTTTTAGACAAAAGTTTCTCTTAAGGACTTTAGATATGTTTGCTAGAATTGCTTACTTACCGAGGATGATATCTGACTAACGTTCTTTTGAAATGTGTCTGAAAGACTGTCGTAGGCCTCACCTTTGTTTTGTGGCCACCTGGCGTGATTTCCTCAAACTCTTCTCCCAGCTTAAAGgagatctcattatttttaaagatgcttttggtttttattgtGATGACATCTCCATCTGTACTGATGGTCACAGTGGGTTTTGCCAAACGGCCCAGTTTCCTGCTGGCTCTTCCTATACCTGGAAACCAGATAAAAGGAGTATTATCTTTTTGCATAAAGAATTACAAATACATTACATTACAATACAATACTTAAATCTGTTGTTGACTCCAAAAActcaacattatctgtataattCTTTTGCTAACTAGGAGGTTTGCGAATTGAACAGATTTAATGGTGCATGACTTCACATATCCCAAGCCAGCAGCTCCACCATTACATGTTAAAATAGACTatctttgcagaaaaaaaatctgtctctaGTTGTTGTTTAGTGAGTATTCTTTTTCACTAGTCCAGTAGCTATTAATCTTACTGATTTTTGAACCCCTTTGAAAATCTGATTAAAGCTATCAACCatctccctattttaaaattatatccacTCACATACAAACAAAATACTTTGGTATGGATTTTGCCAGATATTTAGCTCTTCACTTGTAttcttacatgtatatatatatatgggtttgTTTCCTCAATGATGtatgtttttattgtggtaaaatatttataacatatatttaccatttgaagttacaattcagtggtattgaGAACatcacaatgttgtgcaagcatcaccattatttataggatttttaaaaatatgttatatctACTGTTTTTCAACTTGCTTTTTCCCTTATCTTGTCTTGAAAGTTTTCCCCTTATCTATGTCTTGAAAATTTTTCATGTcactctatatagatatatactttTTCATAGTACATAATATTCCACAGTGTGTATAGaccaaaatttattttgtctgtctCCCTGTTGATGAACAattcatttgtttccattttggttCTTACAAATAATTAtgcagtgaacatccttgtaTACACAGCTCTGTGCAGCACATGTAGgagtattttcagtagaaatagcATTACATATACTGCAATACCTAAGTTAAAATTCTAAGGGAAGATATATTGGGAAAATACTATAATGTAGTTCGTGGAATTCATATCATAAAACACAATCACAGGATGTGACAGATTGGATAATGGTTCCTAAAGATATTCACGTCTTAATCCCTGGAACGTGTGAATGTTACCATTACATGTTAGGAGACTGTACAGATGTGGTTAatttaaggatcttgagatggggagttTATCCTGAATTATCAGAGCAGACCTCAAACATAAtcatatatttccttttaagagggaggaagagggatgcTATACTAGAGAAGAAGGgagagcagtgtgaaaatgggagCAAAATTTGGAGCATTGCTGGCACACACTAAGGAAATCCAGTAGCCAGCAGAGGCTGAAAAACAAAATCTACTCTGAACTTTATTCTGAAGATCCCCTAAAGCTTATAgcaaacatttacaaaataatcatttttaaaaatagttgtatttttttgttttaaaacatttattaaaatcacTTGCTGTTTAGTTAGTTTATGTAAATTAATGGTAACTTATATGAGAGATTATTGTCAACTCCAACATAGTTTTGCACAGAACTATATCCTGGTActgaatcaatatttattttttcctatgtgAAAAATTAGGGAGTCCaagattaatattattttatacagaGCAAGTTCTGTGCTATCAAAATGCCCATTTTTACTGGATATGATATGCAAGTAAACATAGCTCACCCAGCTCCTTCATGTATTCTTCGAAATTTTCACAAGAAATGGACTTCCATGTTCCTTGGAGCTGGTCAATCATTCTGTCTGAGATAAGTTGATCTCAGAGAACAGTAGTTTCATGTGTATGCTGGTTTTCCCTGAAGTAGTatgggaatttatttttaatacaattctGGGTAGAGAATGAGATGAGAAAAGttaggaaataaaataaggaaCTCTAATCCTTGCAATGTTCCTTGAGTATCATCTAAAGCAGAAAAGCtttcttaaatttaaatacatcaggatgaaaatggaaatacagtaGAGTGTTTAGCAGAACTAGATACACCTTTTCCAACACCAATTTAGCATCAAAACTAAATGTTACTTTCCTTCCCTAGGACCTGCCAGGCACAAAGCAGTGTGTAAGAGCTGGGCCTGGACAGCTGTGTTTATGCCATGGAACTTTTGTGCccaggtctctctctctgtctgtccaaAGATGATTCAGAAAAAGCCAATTTATTGGCTGTTTGAAGATCATTCTCATTCTTGATAGTTTCAACTAAACACCAGACAGACTTCATAGATGGTACTTGACATTTGAAGTAAAAAGTTAAGTTTAGTAAGGGCTAGAACAACCATTTTAAGTCATGTGCACAATGAAAAAGAGAATgggacagagaaaaaagaaaggaaagagatcatgttacacacacatgcacacacacacacacacagccctgttACTGACACTTTTCCAGGTGCCGGCTCAACTTCCCAGCGGTTTAGAGAGCCATCATTGCCATGAGAACACCAAATATCTTTTAAGTCCTCTTTAATTTAGGCTAGTTTCTGTTCCTTTCAACCCTGACTGTAAAATCTCAGTGTCCACTAATAACTGTAAGTCAGAACAGGGGTCAAGGAATATAACAGCAAATCCATCAGCTAGAGAAGAGGGGACTCCAAATGCTAAGTAAAGGACAAACATGCCCTTATACATTCCATCAGCCCTTGAGGACATCATTGTTAATTCTAGGCAGAGCTTGATGTCCATAGGTTGACACAAAGCTATTAAGAAATACTgaagttataaaattattttaagacaagAATGGGGACATGGCATTTTATAATTcccattaaaatgttaaatttccaAATTCTAATATCCAGGCCAATAGTCTTACTGATAATTATTCAACTaacatttataaagcaattaGCATTATATGCCTAATATGAGGCAAAAATTTTGCATACACTATTGATTAAATGTTCCAGATATGGTTGGTAAAGATACTAtagtttggccaggtgcagtggttcttgcctgtaatcccagcactttgggaggcccaggcaggcagatcacgaggtcaggagttcaagatcagccgggccaatatggtgaaaccctgtctctactaaaaatacaaaaattagccagccatggtgcaacgcacctgtagtcccagctactcgggaggctgaggcagaagaatcacttgaacccaggaagcagaggttgcagtgagccaagatcgtgccactgcactccactgcactccagcctgggcaacagagcaagactctgtatcaaaaaagcaaaacaaaacaaaacaaaaagccttaGTTCATTGGTTGGTTTTCCTGAGTAATTTGTACGACTGTGCTCATTCAACTTAATAGGCATGAGGCTGAAGCCAGGAAATGACCCAACATTGAGGGTAATCTGGGCACTGAAGGCACTACAATACCCAGgatttttcaagaaaatgtcGAATGTGCTGCCACATATGTCAGATGCACATGGATCCCCTCCCACAAGGAAAATCACGATTGAAGATCACCTCCTTGAAGATGTCGTATTGGGAGCAGTGTTTTTCCCTGTTGCTGACAGGTTAGACTTGCACAGGCGTCAGTACTGAGGTGTGAGACGGAGCCCATGTATGGCTTCTATCTCTGCACTGTGGCTGCTCCGTTCATGTGTCAGTCACATCAGCTCAGAGACTGCCTAATGTCAACTGGCCTAGTCATTTTGTCTACTCTGTTGTTCAGTGCCTCTTCTGTGATTGATGCTTTCTAGTGTTCATGAATACGAGAGCCAAAAATCTTCACATATTTTGCCCACTCCTATAGGTTCACACACATTCCTCTCCACCAAACATTCTTGTCTGCAATTTTTCAGTCCTCCTTCCAGGTCCCTGACCAGCTTTTCAGACGATTCGCTTCCACCCATGAGTATATATATGTTCCCATTCCAAGCCACTGTGTCCTCCACATGAAATAGGGAACAGGTGCATGACTCTGAGCTTTGTCCATTGATATGATTTTCCTTACCAGTTCCTCAAGTCCCCCCCACACCCTAAGTGTCATGAAACCACTGCCCATTTTTTACTTGCCTCCACACCCTGTGCTGACTGGTACATTAAACATGCTCAGgttttttctcctcctttagcTGGTCACGTGGGACCCACATACTGTCTGGGGCATGATCTGAAGGAGGGGTGCTGGTGCTGCAGTGGTGGGTGACATGGGGATCTGCACCACCTACTCATGCAGTTACCTTAGGACTTCTGGTCTTGTTTAGGCTTGACCCCAGATGCACAATCTGATCTCATGATGGACTTCTGCTGGACATACCTGACTTGATGACTCTGTGGGTCTGACGGAACCTGGCTCATAATGGACACTTCCAGATACATTGTTACTTGATATCCTATAGTCAAGAATTCTGTCTCTATGGGGCCCCAGTAACACATTAGGCACTCTGTTTTAATAGGTGTATAAGTCTCTGTTACAGATGGCATGATCTTTCTTCACAACCCCAGACATTGGTGCTATGATgcccacccacacacatacatacactctctctctcacacacacacatacacacacaccatacacattaTA comes from Pan troglodytes isolate AG18354 chromosome 7, NHGRI_mPanTro3-v2.0_pri, whole genome shotgun sequence and encodes:
- the FABP12 gene encoding fatty acid-binding protein 12 — encoded protein: MIDQLQGTWKSISCENFEEYMKELGIGRASRKLGRLAKPTVTISTDGDVITIKTKSIFKNNEISFKLGEEFEEITPGGHKTKSKVTLDKESLIQVQDWDGKETTITRKLVDGKMVVESTVNSVICTRTYEKVSSNSVSNS